From the genome of Scleropages formosus chromosome 25, fSclFor1.1, whole genome shotgun sequence:
CCGGCACAGGACACTGACTTTGCCCCGCTGCCCGCCAGGGTGCCACAAGGGGGCGTAATCACCGAGGTCACGGCCTCTGACCTTTGACTCTGTCCGGACAGGGGCTTGACCGCTACCCTGTACTTGCAGGCAAAGAGCAGGTCGGTGATGACAAAGTGGGTTCCCTGGGGGAGGGGCAAAAGAGCAGGAGGCCTTAGGGtctgagaaaaatacacatCGCAGGAAGGGAAAAGAACAAGGAGCAACAGTGACGAGCAGCGAAAGCCGAACCTGTACGATGGCCGTCCTCTCGCTCCTCGTCTCGTTGTGAGCGCACACCTCTGGGGACCACCTGAGACGGTATGTAGAGGAATCCTTAACAGTCTCTGTTGTGAAAAAAGGAcaacaattcattcattcattcatccatccatccataaccacttgttcagtgcagggtcacagtggtccagaacccatcctggaaacatagaGTGCAAGGCAGGGTGCACTGTGGATGAGCTACTacttcatcacagggcaatcacacacttacacacacacacacacacacacgtagattcatacctttacatttattcatttagcagacgcttttctccaaagcgacttacatctcatggaaaaaaaaatttgttcatcacattagcagaaagagagacatagttgcacacGTGCGATTCTTAACTAAAAacatagtttgtttctttcctcttgatgcaccgatgttcatcgcacgagtaggtgcataaaatgcaggatagacaaatcctgatcgccttcctacaattttttttttaaaggtacacaaacatttgcatacaatacaggagtagcggctgtgtaaaggattaTCTGGGGACGATCGTTAAGTTAcgctgcatgaacatttacgcctgatgcgaacttaagagatgatgggcgaagtgagtctgaaacaagtgagttttcagacccttcttaaatgtggacagagattcagcagttctgagtgacagggggtggtcgttccaccacaacggagccagaaccaacaaccttcgtgctttacctttcgtgtgtgggaccacacACTATGGataatttagagtcagcagttcacctgaaacgtatgtctttggactgtgggaggaaaccagagcacctggaggacaccCACGCAAACACTACATGCAaacactacacagactgaatctgattcaaacccacagctgtTCACAGCTGCTGCTTGTTCAGAGAAGATGAGACACGAAGACCAGGATCTTGCCCTGAAACAGTGTGtacactggaacacacacacacacacacacacacacacacacatacatacaggaTGCAGTACTCTAGCTCAGAATGTCCATGTCATGCGAACTCTAAACAGTCACTTCCTGTGTCATCTGCTCCTCGTTTCTGCACCGAAGTGACGGCATTAAGTCCGTCCTGCGGATCATTCGGTTCCATCTCCAGAAGACGCCGATAAATCAGCCGCCCTTGTTTACGACACCTTGCCCTTTTAAGCCAAACACTTTGAACAAATTCATTCCACGACACACTCGCTCCCCAGCAGGTTTTCGGTTTGCGGCCCGAACGCTCTGGACAACGCACGGTTTACGCTCCTCTCCGCGCGTGGCTCGGACGAGGGGTCCTCGGGTCGCGCGTCAATCGCTCGCTCCCGTCTCAGAACCAATAATGCTGTGCTCTTTTTCCGTGGCGCCGAGCAGCGGAAGTGCGGCAAAGGACCGGGGCCCTTCAGCTTGCCTGGGCGGAGCCTCCTCCAGTGCACTTTGACCCGCAGCCGATGGCTGTGGTAGTGGGGGGCGGCAGCCTCCAGTCTGAGGGCGGGGCTCCGGGCGGAGTTATGGGCGGGGCCAGACGAGGGCAGCTCATTGGACGCCTGCCCCGTAACCCTGCTGTGAGATGGTACCATCGGGGCTTCCGTTGCTGCGAATgacgacacacacacgcacacgacTCATCCAGGGAGAACATCTCGGTGTCTCCGATGGGTGTGGCGCACGGGGAGGCGGGGACTTTACCCTGCGACGGTGTGGCGAAGGTCAGCTGGGACCTGctgctcctcatcctcttctGCCCCCCGTAGGCGACGGCCTGTACCTGCACCACGTAGGCTGTGTCCGGCCGCAGGTCGCGCAGCTCCATCTCGCACACGGCCTGCAGGACACACCTTGGCTTTGCTTTGTTCTTCCTTGCCGTgtgaaaactgtgtgtgtgtgtgtgtgtgtgtgcgcgcgcactcaGATGGGGGGCCCGGTGACACGCACCCCCTCAGTCACCCTGACACGCTCCGTTCGTCCCCGGCCTGTCCGCCGACCCTTGCAGGCCCTCCAGGACACTCTGTAGTGGTGGACGGCCACCTCGTCCTCCTTAGGGGGGTCCCAGAGGACCAGGACGCTCACGCTGCCGTCCGGCCGCTCCCGCAGTTCTGCCCTCCGCAGGTTCTGTGGCTTTGCAGGGGGCGACGGGTCTGAAGCAGGAGGAGAAAGGGGAAAATTGAACTGAACGGAAATCACAGTTTCTGACATCgtacaaatataataaaatccAATTTCTGCAGCTCCCAGAGCGATGGAACATACAAAAGCAGAATATACAGCACTGCAAAATACAGAATTAATAGTATTGCACATATAAAAGGCTGCAAATATACGGTAAGTGGAGGGCGGTCGCTTATATGGTGCAAATCCCGAAAAGCGCATCAATCAATGCGTTACAaaacaatgcaataaaattaaaagaataaagaaatgaGAGAATTAGGGAATATGACACTCGAGTGACTGTAGGCTGTCAGAGCGTTTATACGGATGGTGGCGCCGAATCATCGTTTCGAGGCTCTACAGTCTCACCCCTCAATAATAAGTGTGTCGCTTGCTTTAAGGATTATATGATTAATGAATATGATtccctgcggggggggggggggtgcatgaaCAGCATCACAatttagaaaaacacacaaacacatattttgACACCGGAAGGGTCACACAGGGCAAAGACTGAACTCAGTGTGTGTCCCCGCATCACTTCCTGCGTGTGTGTAAAAGCACGCGTACCACATGCATCGCATGCACTCCGACCGGGGTCTGCGCTATGCTCTTTACTTGCTTTTCCGACTGCCAAAATTGACCGATTTCCACTCGCTTATCGGGAAGCCTTCCTCTCCTCTATCAAATTAGTAAACGTGCCCTCTGTCCCGTCATCGCTGCGTCCGTCCCATTATCTCGAGAGATACCAGAACCACACGTGGAGACCGGAGACACGGCAACGTAAATATTGACATCATCCTGTCCTCGTGTCTCCTCTGAGGGGCGCCAGCAAGGCGAGGGTGTGCAGCTTCAGGGtctgctctgtctgtctctgtctgtgtgtgtgtgtgtgtgtgtgtggaaatagGATCACCTACCTCCCACCATTGACCCCAAACATAATCaccttatattattattatgatgtattcatttatctgacgcttttctcctaagcaattTACACTCttaagtttgtacactaagctgtttacactgatttacccatttatacagcagggtgatttgcGCTACCATCCAAGGTGTGCTGTGCCTTGCCTCTTGGCCATTACTTCTggtataggctctggaccaccgtgaccctttgCACATAATAAGTGATAACTGATGAAGGACGGATGGATGtcaacatttatttgaaatttatgGAGGACACTATGACCACTTTGACTGGATCTGCCAATGGGAGAGCAAAGGGGGCGGGCTTTGGTACAAACCTGCGCACTGATTGGCTGAGCTGCTGCATTGCGCAAACGCGGACTGGACAGCGAGGGGAGCACATGTCCCACTGTCCGCTCCTGAGGAAGACAGCGAGTCCTCACTGTTATCGTCCAGCTGCTGCCCACATGTGGCAAACTGCTGGAGTTTAACGATTCTTTTCATTTCGCTCACATCTGATGAGACAAACGCTCGATGTTCTCCCTTCTTTCTGAAGTTCATACATGgtttattttcatgttattatttttgtacgCTGGGAAGTAGCTGTTCTACGTCTGCTGCTCAAACAGCGCAAGACTCTGGCACCTTAACAGAGAAGGAGAAAATTATCCCTTCGAATGTGTTTCTCATTGCTGCCGTGTCCAGCTGTGACGTCTCTATTGATGGCGCCCGCAAGCAATTCCATCCCATGTTCCCTTTCTgtgaggggtgggtgggggagccTCGGCGAGGGCTGACACCGCGGCACCGCTATCGCACATTCGAGCCCCCCGCCGCGGATCCCTAACCACGTCGCTGGCCGAGACGTGACAACACGGCGCCCTTCTGGGGAACACGGATGTGCGAGGGACCCCCGCGTTGGCGCGGAGAGGGATGAGCACGTGTTGGGGGAACGCAGTCGCATTCCTGAGGTTTCGCAGCCCTTCGCTCTCCGGGCCGCCGGCGGGGGATCCCGCGCTCAGCCGAGCGCTGCCTTCAAAAAAGGCCAAGGAAGCAGCTCGACTACAcagcactattattattaatgataatgcgcacgcacacacacacacacacacacacactgtacaagCAGATGCGAGCCACGGTCTCACCTCGCCAGGAGAGGAAGTGACTGCTGGGTGCGGTGAAGCCACGGGTGCCCTGGCTGTTGACGGCGctcaccctgaactggtacCACCTGTGGGGCTTCAGGTCTTTCATCACAGCCTGGTTCTCCATGGTCTGCAGGGGTGCAGGACGCGGTCGGTCACCTGCTGGAGGCTGCGGACCATGGACCGAGCGACAGCGTCAAgccgccccgcccccccaccccaagacTCTGAGGTTCTCTCCAGCGGTCGTGTGAAAactgacacagcagcactgcgTCATGCTctaaacaaacaagtaaaagtGATAAATATGTTCTTCGCAGAGTGCCACCTTCCAAAGTTCATCTGCGGTCATCGCAATCTCGACAGCGGGAATCAACGCGGCACGCCCAAGAGTGGACCCTCTGCTTTTTTCGAACCCGTGTGCAAATAACCTCCTGTGTATTAATGCGTTTGCATCCAGTGTGTTTCCCTGAACGCGTTACAGAGACCTTGGAGCATTAGGAATTTCACACTGATAATTGAAAGAACAGAAGTGATTAGCTGGTGGTCCAGGTGCTCCTCCAGTTACAACATATGCGACTTACAACATATTTGACTTACAACATATGTGACTTAAGACATATGTATCTTTATGGTTCATACCGTACCGTACAAGGAGATTTTGTGCCAACAGAGAAGTGGCCTTACGACGGCGTTGTCGGATCGGAACCCGGTCACGAGCGGAGGACCACCTGATATCCGACAGACATAGTGCAGAAGGCAACAGCGACGGTTCCCACCATGAGGACGGTCTGCCAGTCGGAGGCCGGGTCCTCGCTGGGCCGGATCCCCTGGTCCCAGCGTCTCTGCAGGATGTACAGCACGGGTTCCGCAGACACGTTGAACCTGGACACCCAGGAGACCGTGAGCCAACCGTGCTGGTCCTCCAGGAAAGTGATGTCTCTTCTGGGTCTCAAGGGGACACCTGATGGAGGAAGGAGCTCTAAGAAAGAGAACAACTGACGCTGCTCAGGAAGGTGCCCTGTGGGGGGCCGTGCTGTCGGAGGCCCACCCTGGTACAGGTTGGCGGGGGCCTGGCAGGTGTGACCGCAACCGTTGGGGCAGCACTTCCTGGCGCCGGGGCAGTCGCGGTCGGCGGCGCAGCTCTCCACGCAGGCGGCGGCGAAACCCGAGGCCCTGGCCGTGGGTGGACAGTCCCCCTGCTTCTGCGTG
Proteins encoded in this window:
- the LOC108921446 gene encoding anosmin-1-like; translation: MYADRVSLLVACCLLGCGAARRSGREDAATLERIAGARCASRCLALHMTQLSARFTHLQNDEVLVWCENHRRCSQCLHPCKELWETKRRSLSQKACEKHHECATSAAFLGSLRTQKQGDCPPTARASGFAAACVESCAADRDCPGARKCCPNGCGHTCQAPANLYQGVPLRPRRDITFLEDQHGWLTVSWVSRFNVSAEPVLYILQRRWDQGIRPSEDPASDWQTVLMTMENQAVMKDLKPHRWYQFRVSAVNSQGTRGFTAPSSHFLSWRDPSPPAKPQNLRRAELRERPDGSVSVLVLWDPPKEDEVAVHHYRVSWRACKGRRTGRGRTERVRVTEGAVCEMELRDLRPDTAYVVQVQAVAYGGQKRMRSSRSQLTFATPSQATEAPMVPSHSRVTGQASNELPSSGPAHNSARSPALRLEAAAPHYHSHRLRVKVHWRRLRPETVKDSSTYRLRWSPEVCAHNETRSERTAIVQGTHFVITDLLFACKYRVAVKPLSGQSQRSEAVTSVITPPCGTLAGSGAKSVSCAGEERHPLVAKVPLRPEKLTAAFRTIDGSLRGEFGWRLSHAGPGRGPVAGLRFSLSPLPPDSLAPHTQLLPPDQNFLTVENIRPQSVYELQLQILSAGGSGVSVVKTLHTLQNVPEEDQVTVPTVCHDSQTRPFIDLSADEVTLA